A stretch of DNA from Doryrhamphus excisus isolate RoL2022-K1 chromosome 6, RoL_Dexc_1.0, whole genome shotgun sequence:
AGGTGGCGGCGTAGCAATGAGGAAGAAAGATGTCACGTTTTTGTCACCAGCACTGGTTCACTTCCAATGTGGCATTTTCTGAGCTTAACTTTGATAAGATTTTCTTAGCTGCCCAGGCTCGTGCTTTATTTGCGGGACGTGGTATTTTTTCTACTAGATGTCACGTAGCCTCGCACTCAACCCGTGTTTGGCGTCTGCACTTGTCCTCATCTTCATGTCGTTACAGTTCTCACACAAATGTGtgctctctttttatttaccgTGTAATCGCAACATATTTTGAACCCAAATTACAATTTAGAGCGCTTAAGGGGCAAGAAAATGACACACACATAACTAAAGTTTaacaacagggggcagcagtgTTGTTGGATTGTCTGCTTCTCATGATCATGTGCTTGCTCCCTGGCATAATCACGCTTCAATTAGCTTCAACTGTCTTGACGTTGACGTTACTACAACGTCCCTTAATTAGTAAAATAAAGCGTCAATAAAGTAACATTAAGTGGCAGCAAGTATCAGATTGCCAGGGGACATTTTGGTCACTGTATACAAATTGTTCAAGAATATAGCAACAGCTGTtattgtttgtgtgtattgACACAACAATGCCAGGTCGGTGTGATGAGGAGATTGATATTATGATTGACTTGTTTTGTTGGTAACAGGGTCTGCTTCAGTGACCAATGAGACGCCGCCTGTAATATTTACAGACACATTTGTCATGGAAGGTTCGAGAATTGATTTGAGCCGCTTCCAGTGTAGGTGTGGGCATCGGCGCTTTCACTCTCAATACCTTTTAAGAACATTGTTGGCATGATTAGTTTCTCTTAGTCATTGACAAGTCATCCAAAAACACAAGCGAACCTCGTGTTTGATGCAATAAGTGAGAACTTTCTGAACCAGCATGGCGTGTACACGCCTCCTTAGccacaataaaacaatatcaaCACTATTTAAACGCCTCTTGTCTTTTATTCGGGCTTATTTGACACATTATTACAACGGAGGTGTTGTCACGTGGGACTCGTCTCCTTATTGGTTTGGCCGCAATGGGGGCGGGATCACCTTGCTCATTTTGGACTCAATAGGGGGCGTGTTTCCCAGCTGCTCATTGGTATGGATTCAATAGGAGTGTGCTCTATCTGTCTCGGTTAGACATTGGTCTGGTTATTTGGAGGCGTAGCCTGGGCTGCTCATTGGTTCGGACGTCTAGCTTGTCGCTGTCACCTTTCCTCACTGGGACTCTCAGAACCAGACCCGAACGACACACCCGCACGTCGTCTTCGTCGCACGTTTGTTTGGGCCCCAGCGTTTGCCGAGCAGCACCGTCATGTCTCTGTCCAACGATCCCAACTACAAGCGGCTGGAGGAGTGGTACCGAAACCAGTCCGGAAGTCTGAACATGAGGGAGATGTTCGATGCAGACCCGGAGAGGTTTCGCAAGTTCAGGTAGGCACGACAGGCGAAAACAATGATTACATCAAATGTCAAACATGGTTCATTTATGTGATGCTTTTTCCTCTCGCTTCATGTTCTGTGTGCGCCACAAGGTCATTATGGCCACTCTCCCTAATTAGTTAACATTTATTTCTCCTGGAGTGATTTTATTACCCTTGGGACATTGTATGTCAGAATTTAACGTGTGACGTCATAACATGAGTTTTTACAAGCTGCCGGGCGGCTTGGTGAACGAGACggagctaacgttagcttgaTGGCTAAAGTCACGTAGCTGCCAAGATTCCATTATCGGACACCAGCAGGAGAAGAAGCACCCTTTACCTTTTGATAATATGCAACACTTAAAAGTATTAAGAATAGTTTTTTTACGTCAATCTTCTGACAAGATTGggatttatttttgcatcaacCTGTTAGTAACCAGGTTGACGTAACTTATGCGCATGCGCTAATGTACTTGGAGACGTGCAGAGCTGCACGCGCGAACATGTTTACGTAATAATACAGGAAAATGTTCGTCTTATTGATGTCAAACTATTACTGGTCAGGCTTTTAGTGAACTATAAAATAATGTGTCACATTTTCCATTACAAATTAAtccttattgtgtgtgtgtgtgtgtgtgttagcgtgAAGGTGGAGACAAGCGATGGTGACATTCTGCTCGACTATTCCAAAAACCTCATCACCCAGGAAGTCATGGATATGCTGATTGCCATGGTAACCTCCATCGTTTCCTCTCATGTCTTACAAATgtggacaaacaggaagttggcaaCACTTATTGTGAAAGGGCCCCTTGCGGCTGCACTACAGTGTTGACACGAGCGGGAATGTGGAAACTCTGTAGGAACGTGTTCCCACAATAGCACTGCAACACTTCTTGGTCATGTGTCTTCAGATTAGATTTTTTATGTGacctgtgtgtttttgtgagtCCAGGCAGAGTCCAGAGGGGTGGAGGAGGCCCGGGAGAAGATGTTCTCTGGAGACAAGATCAACTTCACCGAGGTGTGCTGGTCAGCTTCACAAGGCACAGGTTGCTTGTGACTGCTTCACTTCATTCTGTGCCTGTCCATCCACGTAGGGTCGTGCTGTGCTCCACGTGGCGCTGCGTAATCGTTCCAACATTCCTGTCCAAGTCGACGGCAAGGACGTCATGCCGGAAGTCAACCGTGTGCTGGACAAGATGAAAGCCTTCTCGCAGGTGTGTGTTCACACCCATGTGTGTGCACCTCTCTTAACTTTAACCCCCATAATGAAGGAACAAAgaccccgacccccccccccccccccccccacacacacacacacagaaaacactGCTCTCAtaattaagttttttattatggcccagatctctgtgtggagtttgcatgttctccttgtgcatgcgtgggttttctccgggtactccggtttcctcccacattccaaaaacatgctaggttaattggccactccaaattgtccataggtatgaatgtaagtgtgaatggttgtttgtctatatgtgccctgtgattggctggccaccagtccagggtgtaccctgcctctcgcccaaagacagctgggataggctccagcacccccgcgaccctcgtgaggaaaaagcagtagaaaatgaatgaattatggccCAGTTTAGCCCCACCTATGGACCGGTATTGGGGCACAGCCCGGTACTTGGGGCCCCttgatagatagactccctttattgtcattgcacaaaaacacagtagtgaaattgccaacgaaatgtcgtgtCACAAAGTGATGATTTGATGCTGTGTGTTTGATGCTTATAGAAAGTCCGCAGTGGTGAATGGAAGGGCTTCACTGGGAAGAGCATCACAGACGTGGTCAACATCGGCATTGGAGGGTCCGACCTGGTCAGTGGACTTCTTGGTCATATGGTGAGTAAAAACAACAGTGGCGCTGACTGGTTGGTGCTGCTTTTAGGGTCCGCTGATGGTGACGGAAGCCCTGAAGCCGTACTCAGCGGGCGGACCAAACGTGTGGTTCGTCTCGAACATCGACGGAACTCACCTGGCTAAAACGCTGGCTCAGCTTAACGCAGAGACAACGCTCTTTATCGTTGCTTCCAAGGTAAgcgttttgttgcttttttttatttgctcacGTGTGATCCGGTAACTTGTGTGATTCCCGTTAGACCTTCACCACGCAAGAGACCATCACCAACGCCGAATCGGCCAGAGAATGGTTCCTCCAAGCCGCCAACAATGTAAGGCCGTGACATGTGACTTCGTGTCATATATGACTGCCGTGCCGTGTTGACTCGTTTTGGTGTTTTTCAGAAAAGTGCTGTCGCGAAACACTTTGTGGCGCTTTCCACCAATgcggtaagttttttttttttaatgacgccTTTTTTGTCGTCAGTGTGTGATGGCTGTGTGGTCTGGTATTGTCCACAGGCCAAAGTCAAAGACTTTGGGATCGACACGGAAAACATGTTTGAGTTCTGGGACGTAAGTATGGCCTGCTTGGGTGTTTGCGTATGTGGGGACGGTTTGACTTATTTGTTGATGTCGTCCTCAGTGGGTCGGAGGTCGTTACTCTCTGTGGTCAGCAATCGGCCTTTCCATTGCACTGCACATCGGTATGTCATTTATCATGTATTAATCTTTGATcactttattaattttttttttttctcaggctTTGAAGGCTTCGAGCAGCTGCTGAGTGGCGCTCACTGGATGgtactatcatcatcatcatcattctctGTAGTATTTACAAATGATTCATCACCTTTTTCACATCATGCAGGACAACCACTTCCGCAGCACTCCTTTGGATAAGAACCTGCCCGTCGTGCTGGCACTTCTGGGAATCTGGTACATCAACTTCTTCCAGGCCGAGACACACGCTATGCTACCCTACGATCAGTACATGCACCGCTTTGCTGCCTACTTCCAGCAGGTTAGAGCCATCGCATACGTGTAGAGTACTGTTAGAGTACTAGTTTTTatagtttgtttctttttttaaaatcttttaacAGTGAAAGCCGGCAACATGACTTGTTCTGACCAATCTGTAGCTTGTGCATAAAGGGATCCACAACACAGCAgatgcaaaatatgttgaggatCTCTTCAGAAAAGTAAACAAGCAGGAGTTGCATACTCCTCAGAGTTTTA
This window harbors:
- the gpia gene encoding glucose-6-phosphate isomerase a; this encodes MSLSNDPNYKRLEEWYRNQSGSLNMREMFDADPERFRKFSVKVETSDGDILLDYSKNLITQEVMDMLIAMAESRGVEEAREKMFSGDKINFTEGRAVLHVALRNRSNIPVQVDGKDVMPEVNRVLDKMKAFSQKVRSGEWKGFTGKSITDVVNIGIGGSDLGPLMVTEALKPYSAGGPNVWFVSNIDGTHLAKTLAQLNAETTLFIVASKTFTTQETITNAESAREWFLQAANNKSAVAKHFVALSTNAAKVKDFGIDTENMFEFWDWVGGRYSLWSAIGLSIALHIGFEGFEQLLSGAHWMDNHFRSTPLDKNLPVVLALLGIWYINFFQAETHAMLPYDQYMHRFAAYFQQGDMESNGKYINKEGTRVNYHTGPIVWGEPGTNGQHAFYQLIHQGTRMIPADFLIPAQSQNPIRNNLHHKILAANFLAQTEALMKGKTSEEARKELETAGLSGTALDSLLPHKVFEGNKPSNSIVFKKLTPFMLGALIAMYEHKIFVQGVMWGINSYDQWGVELGKQLAKKIEPELKDDSEVHSHDSSTNGLINFLKKNFA